In a single window of the Rhopalosiphum padi isolate XX-2018 chromosome 1, ASM2088224v1, whole genome shotgun sequence genome:
- the LOC132918719 gene encoding protein naked cuticle homolog 2-like isoform X1 translates to MGLVKKMEWLKWIRKYSTGILDSKTGSMETLIDSASSKTINYAYTSSVIADDEFINAAAPPHQRPMLPPPPPTSQASPSPPQQPSDVYDCCVSLDGIPIKHEFQYTFSDTDGHGKITKHDVEGLATKILESMYGTTSKFSSRGQRTVKVTLNIRQSVAVVVDGATTGTPYRGHQSSRERKTKSSTDRHHRSRTDAIESGVFDDATLLEQSGYPSVYDGVKGSWLPHHRSAKLGAQRYRREQLIEMVQRSLAENLSFQNQRKSNKPEVVYHRPRTKRRQTGAQPAKVAWSPYDFEPVAYIPSHQHHHLQQQQQHRQYEHLKNVRSQQQQLYSNGVTAEEHAVKYSSSHSRQHHRAAAVVSGSNLQQSKDSAAAATTTTAAATAAQEQTKNIDHQRYKRAKLASKKIHHHIHEHHHYHHYDYYIV, encoded by the exons ATGGGACTGGTCAAAAAAATGGAATGGCTAAAGTGGATACGAAAATATTCTACag GTATCCTGGACTCGAAAACTGGTAGCATGGAAACGTTAATTGATTCGGCCAGTTCGAAAACCATCAATTACGCTTATACCTCCTCGGTAATTGCTGACGATGAATTCATTAACGCCGCCGCACCCCCACACCAGCGTCCGATGTTGCCGCCGCCACCACCTACTTCACAAGCTTCGCCATCACCGCCACAGCAACCTAGTGAC GTATATGACTGCTGCGTATCGCTGGACGGAATACCCATCAAACACGAGTTTCAGTACACCTTTTCCGACACCGACGGGCATGGGAAAATCACCAAACAC GATGTCGAAGGACTGGCAACAAAAATTCTCGAGTCTATGTATGGTACGACGTCGAAATTCTCATCGCGCGGCCAGCGAACCGTCAAAGTGACGCTTAACATCAGACAATCGGTCGCGGTAGTCGTGGACGGCGCGACGACTGGTACGCCGTACCGAGGTCACCAGAGCAGCCGCGAGCGCAAGACCAAATCGTCGACGGATAGACATCATCGTAGCAGGACGGATGCGATCGAATCTGGAGTGTTCGACGATGCGACACTGTTGGAACAGTCAGGTTATCCTTCGGTTTACGACGGTGTCAAAGGGTCCTGGCTGCCGCATCACAGGAGTGCCAAGCTGGGAGCACAGCGTTACAGGCGCGAACAACTGATCGAAATGGTACAAAGAAGTCTGGCGGAAAACTTGAGTTTTCAAAATCAAAG aaAATCCAATAAGCCGGAGGTCGTTTACCACAGGCCGCGGACGAAGCGTCGCCAGACCGGAGCTCAACCGGCCAAGGTGGCGTGGAGCCCGTACGACTTCGAACCGGTTGCATACATCCCTTCGCACCAACACCACCACctccagcagcagcagcagcaccgACAGTACGAGCACCTCAAGAACGTCAGGAGCCAGCAGCAGCAGTTGTACAGTAACGGTGTGACGGCCGAGGAGCACGCGGTCAAGTATTCGTCGAGTCACTCCCGACAACACCACCGAGCCGCCGCGGTAGTCAGCGGCAGCAACCTGCAACAGTCGAAGGACTCGGCCGCGGcggccaccaccaccactgcaGCCGCGACCGCCGCCCAGGAGCAGACCAAAAACATCGATCATCAGCGCTACAAGCGTGCCAAATTAGCGTCCAAGAAGATCCATCATCACATACACGAACACCATCATTATCATCACTACGACTATTACATCGTTTAG
- the LOC132918719 gene encoding protein naked cuticle homolog 2-like isoform X2 — protein sequence MYRSRVWGILDSKTGSMETLIDSASSKTINYAYTSSVIADDEFINAAAPPHQRPMLPPPPPTSQASPSPPQQPSDVYDCCVSLDGIPIKHEFQYTFSDTDGHGKITKHDVEGLATKILESMYGTTSKFSSRGQRTVKVTLNIRQSVAVVVDGATTGTPYRGHQSSRERKTKSSTDRHHRSRTDAIESGVFDDATLLEQSGYPSVYDGVKGSWLPHHRSAKLGAQRYRREQLIEMVQRSLAENLSFQNQRKSNKPEVVYHRPRTKRRQTGAQPAKVAWSPYDFEPVAYIPSHQHHHLQQQQQHRQYEHLKNVRSQQQQLYSNGVTAEEHAVKYSSSHSRQHHRAAAVVSGSNLQQSKDSAAAATTTTAAATAAQEQTKNIDHQRYKRAKLASKKIHHHIHEHHHYHHYDYYIV from the exons ATGTATCGCAGTCGGGTTTGGG GTATCCTGGACTCGAAAACTGGTAGCATGGAAACGTTAATTGATTCGGCCAGTTCGAAAACCATCAATTACGCTTATACCTCCTCGGTAATTGCTGACGATGAATTCATTAACGCCGCCGCACCCCCACACCAGCGTCCGATGTTGCCGCCGCCACCACCTACTTCACAAGCTTCGCCATCACCGCCACAGCAACCTAGTGAC GTATATGACTGCTGCGTATCGCTGGACGGAATACCCATCAAACACGAGTTTCAGTACACCTTTTCCGACACCGACGGGCATGGGAAAATCACCAAACAC GATGTCGAAGGACTGGCAACAAAAATTCTCGAGTCTATGTATGGTACGACGTCGAAATTCTCATCGCGCGGCCAGCGAACCGTCAAAGTGACGCTTAACATCAGACAATCGGTCGCGGTAGTCGTGGACGGCGCGACGACTGGTACGCCGTACCGAGGTCACCAGAGCAGCCGCGAGCGCAAGACCAAATCGTCGACGGATAGACATCATCGTAGCAGGACGGATGCGATCGAATCTGGAGTGTTCGACGATGCGACACTGTTGGAACAGTCAGGTTATCCTTCGGTTTACGACGGTGTCAAAGGGTCCTGGCTGCCGCATCACAGGAGTGCCAAGCTGGGAGCACAGCGTTACAGGCGCGAACAACTGATCGAAATGGTACAAAGAAGTCTGGCGGAAAACTTGAGTTTTCAAAATCAAAG aaAATCCAATAAGCCGGAGGTCGTTTACCACAGGCCGCGGACGAAGCGTCGCCAGACCGGAGCTCAACCGGCCAAGGTGGCGTGGAGCCCGTACGACTTCGAACCGGTTGCATACATCCCTTCGCACCAACACCACCACctccagcagcagcagcagcaccgACAGTACGAGCACCTCAAGAACGTCAGGAGCCAGCAGCAGCAGTTGTACAGTAACGGTGTGACGGCCGAGGAGCACGCGGTCAAGTATTCGTCGAGTCACTCCCGACAACACCACCGAGCCGCCGCGGTAGTCAGCGGCAGCAACCTGCAACAGTCGAAGGACTCGGCCGCGGcggccaccaccaccactgcaGCCGCGACCGCCGCCCAGGAGCAGACCAAAAACATCGATCATCAGCGCTACAAGCGTGCCAAATTAGCGTCCAAGAAGATCCATCATCACATACACGAACACCATCATTATCATCACTACGACTATTACATCGTTTAG
- the LOC132918718 gene encoding facilitated trehalose transporter Tret1-like → MFNKISINHLKLFFTTSVMSFQQFVIGGVFGFSAVILPQLELPSALIKVDGDQASWIASFPLLLCPIGSLVFGYLSDRFGRKLSLQLTYVPLIISWSLLSHAECLQDIYIGRLITGLSTGTGGVIYVYIAETSPTDCRSFFLLIYTLFVGLGLMTSAILGALFHWRTVAAVFAVMCAVGFVAPFFVPSTPMWLRSRGRNEEARKVEKWFGFEPDRIDDLPTLPPPPCAAAAMATLSRADSTVGAIMEKNVSCWALYTGPTVWKPTLAALAFFCCQQASGFYVLLFYSVDVMRDCRVSIDGMTAAVYLCAARLAGTVISLLFQSATKRTLTAFSGLGMCVSMSAVVGYLYAYSDVPDPPATDFLIVPFLFYVFFAMFGVLPLPWSVCGEMFPMAVKGTMNGIMYSCGYELMFAAIKVYPMLVDAFGIRAVWTASACTCFITSLFGAFVLPETTGKTLNEIVDGFRSSSDKARNKKPAKPQIP, encoded by the exons tttttcacGACTAGTGTCATGTCGTTTCAACAGTTCGTCATTGGTGGAGTATTTGGATTTTCCGCCGTTATACTGCCACAACTTGAACTACCCAGTGCTCTAATCAAAGTCGATGGTGACCAAGCGTCCTGGATAG cAAGTTTTCCGCTCTTGTTATGCCCCATTGGTTCACTGGTGTTTGGCTATTTATCCGATAGATTCGGCCGGAAGCTATCGTTACAACTTACGTACGTACCGTTGATTATCAGCTGGTCGCTGCTCAGCCACGCCGAGTGTTTGCAAGACATTTACATTGGCAGACTGATTACCGGACTGTCTACCG GTACCGGCGGCGTGATCTACGTGTACATAGCCGAGACGAGCCCGACGGACTGCCGGTCGTTCTTCCTGTTGATCTACACGCTGTTCGTAGGACTGGGCTTGATGACGTCCGCGATTTTGGGCGCACTGTTCCATTGGCGCACGGTGGCCGCCGTGTTCGCCGTGATGTGCGCCGTCGGTTTCGTCGCGCCGTTCTTCGTGCCGTCCACGCCGATGTGGCTGCGGTCCCGCGGCCGGAACGAGGAGGCCCGTAAGGTCGAGAAGTGGTTCGGGTTCGAACCGGACCGCATCGACGACCTGCCCACGCTGCCGCCACCGCCTTGCGCGGCCGCGGCCATGGCCACGCTTAGCCGGGCCGACTCGACCGTAGGCGCGATCATGGAAAAGAACGTGAGCTGCTGGGCCTTGTACACAGGGCCCACCGTCTGGAAGCCCACGCTCGCCGCGCTCGCGTTCTTCTGCTGTCAGCAGGCCTCCGGGTTCTACGTGTTGCTGTTCTACTCGGTGGACGTGATGCGCGACTGTCGCGTGTCCATCGACGGCATGACCGCCGCCGTGTACTTGTGCGCCGCCCGACTGGCCGGCACCGTCATCAGCCTCTTGTTCCAGTCGGCCACCAAGCGCACGCTCACCGCTTTCTCGGGCCTGGGCATGTGCGTGTCCATGTCCGCCGTGGTCGGTTACCTGTACGCGTACAGCGACGTGCCCGACCCGCCGGCCACCGATTTTCTGATCGTGCCGTTCCTGTTCTACGTGTTCTTCGCCATGTTCGGCGTGCTGCCGTTACCGTGGAGCGTGTGCGGCGAGATGTTCCCGATGGCCGTCAAGGGCACCATGAACGGCATTATGTACTCATGCGGTTACGAACTCATGTTCGCCGCTATCAAGGTGTACCCGATGCTGGTGGACGCTTTCGGCATCCGGGCTGTGTGGACCGCGTCCGCGTGCACGTGCTTCATCACCTCGCTGTTCGGAGCGTTCGTCCTGCCCGAGACCACCGGAAAGACGCTAAACGAGATTGTCGACGGGTTCAGATCGTCCAGCGACAAAGCTCGCAACAAAAAACCCGCCAAACCTCAAATACCCTAA